Proteins encoded within one genomic window of uncultured Draconibacterium sp.:
- a CDS encoding CsgG/HfaB family protein — MLRNIIFRILVFSVTVILFDSCSPYFHQPIGEEREAQLGPETTIKQNLLDLPAPKDPIVVAVYKFRDQTGQYKPSSVGASWSTAVTQGATNILIRALEESGWFIPIERENISNLLNERKIIRSSREQYEGTQGVMLPPLLFAGVLLEGGIVSYETNVYTGGAGARYFGTDVSAQYREDRVSIYLRAVSTSNGKILKTVYTTKSILSQEVSMGIFRYVKFKRLLEAETGYTYNEPTELAVTEAVEKAVHSLIIEGVLDNLWTLANPEEISDVEIQNYRKEKENTLEEDHIGRSFEVDKRGRFYTSLMGSGQFCASDYSNNDLSGGGTLGLGFGVSKSFFIETNLGIQSSAIKNGMTSSEYYGDINLTFLANPDGKFSPYFAFGGGSYYDLGENIGLSEKIWIPYLSYNAGAEYLFTDKVAVTGKAFVNQLFSDYYDGEKAGSYNDHIWGFKLGVKLYIGKN, encoded by the coding sequence ATGCTGAGAAATATAATTTTCAGAATTCTGGTGTTTTCTGTTACGGTAATACTTTTTGACTCCTGTAGTCCATATTTTCATCAACCAATTGGCGAGGAGCGTGAGGCACAGTTAGGTCCCGAAACTACGATAAAACAAAACTTGCTTGATTTGCCGGCTCCCAAAGACCCTATAGTTGTTGCAGTATATAAGTTTCGCGACCAAACAGGCCAGTATAAACCTTCAAGTGTTGGGGCAAGTTGGTCGACTGCAGTTACACAAGGTGCTACAAATATACTTATTCGTGCTTTGGAAGAATCGGGGTGGTTTATACCAATCGAAAGAGAAAATATCAGTAATCTGTTAAACGAACGAAAGATTATTCGTTCGAGTAGAGAACAATACGAAGGAACACAAGGAGTAATGCTTCCGCCGCTTTTATTTGCTGGGGTATTACTTGAAGGTGGAATTGTATCGTACGAAACAAACGTTTATACTGGAGGAGCTGGTGCTCGTTATTTCGGAACCGATGTGTCGGCACAATACCGCGAAGACCGTGTAAGTATTTATTTGCGGGCTGTTTCAACCAGTAATGGGAAAATTTTGAAAACCGTTTATACAACTAAATCGATTTTATCGCAGGAAGTATCAATGGGGATTTTTCGTTACGTTAAATTTAAACGGCTACTGGAGGCTGAAACAGGATATACCTATAACGAACCAACAGAACTGGCCGTTACTGAAGCGGTTGAAAAAGCTGTGCATAGTTTGATAATTGAGGGAGTATTGGATAATTTGTGGACATTAGCAAATCCTGAAGAGATTAGTGATGTTGAGATTCAAAACTACCGCAAGGAAAAAGAAAATACGCTGGAAGAAGATCATATAGGCAGATCTTTTGAAGTGGACAAGAGAGGACGTTTTTATACTTCTCTTATGGGAAGCGGGCAGTTTTGTGCCAGCGATTATTCAAATAATGATTTAAGCGGTGGAGGAACTTTAGGATTGGGATTTGGTGTGTCAAAATCATTCTTTATTGAAACCAATCTGGGAATTCAAAGTTCAGCTATTAAAAATGGGATGACTTCCAGCGAATATTATGGAGATATTAATCTTACTTTTCTTGCCAATCCGGACGGAAAGTTTTCACCATATTTCGCTTTTGGCGGAGGAAGTTATTATGATCTTGGCGAAAATATTGGATTGTCAGAGAAAATATGGATCCCTTATTTATCATACAATGCCGGTGCAGAGTATTTGTTTACCGATAAAGTTGCGGTAACGGGCAAGGCATTCGTAAATCAGCTTTTTTCTGATTATTACGACGGAGAAAAAGCTGGCTCTTATAACGACCATATCTGGGGATTTAAATTGGGTGTGAAATTATACATAGGAAAAAACTAA
- a CDS encoding ferritin produces MLKEKMLIALNEQINAEQYSSLLYLSMSAYFNDKGLPGFANWMYVQYQEELTHANKFFNYVVERGGKVELKAIDQMPTTWEGVIDVYEKTLEHEQLVTSLIDKLVDVAVEERDHATQSFLRWFVDEQVEEEANVTEILDTLKLINGQGNGIFMLDREMRNRTFVDTTAAAE; encoded by the coding sequence ATGTTGAAAGAAAAAATGCTAATTGCGTTAAACGAGCAAATAAACGCAGAACAATATTCATCATTATTATACCTCTCAATGTCAGCTTATTTTAACGATAAAGGGCTGCCGGGCTTTGCCAACTGGATGTATGTTCAGTACCAGGAAGAGCTGACTCATGCTAATAAGTTTTTTAATTATGTAGTTGAGCGTGGTGGTAAAGTGGAATTGAAAGCCATTGACCAAATGCCAACTACATGGGAAGGTGTTATTGATGTTTATGAGAAAACACTTGAACACGAGCAACTGGTTACCAGCTTAATCGACAAATTAGTTGATGTTGCAGTTGAAGAAAGAGACCATGCAACACAAAGTTTTTTACGCTGGTTTGTCGATGAGCAGGTTGAAGAAGAGGCTAATGTCACCGAAATACTTGATACTTTAAAGCTCATTAATGGCCAGGGGAATGGTATTTTTATGCTGGATCGTGAAATGCGTAATCGTACCTTTGTTGATACTACTGCTGCAGCTGAATAA
- a CDS encoding CsgE family curli-type amyloid fiber assembly protein encodes MKLLLAILYFCSLAFAGVAQTEATQDTLQFKEAPEDLKKLIEEISATKEKVSSDADIEIDGLLFDETKTKSGRDFYDFFYTAWEAPEGARNYFIYISEKPYRLSTTMIEVKINETPVFQSFLQPRNDIVEQLAQQAVARTQIYLANYEELVRQLDGDDRSGTGIF; translated from the coding sequence ATGAAGCTTTTATTAGCCATATTGTACTTTTGCTCTTTAGCCTTTGCTGGCGTAGCTCAAACTGAGGCAACTCAGGATACTTTACAATTTAAAGAAGCACCGGAAGACCTTAAAAAACTGATCGAGGAAATTTCAGCAACTAAAGAAAAGGTTAGTTCCGATGCCGACATTGAAATTGATGGCCTGCTTTTCGATGAAACCAAAACGAAAAGCGGAAGAGATTTTTACGATTTCTTTTATACAGCGTGGGAAGCACCGGAAGGAGCTCGCAACTATTTTATTTACATCAGCGAGAAACCTTATCGCTTATCCACCACAATGATTGAAGTCAAAATAAACGAAACACCTGTTTTCCAGTCGTTTCTTCAACCCCGAAACGACATTGTTGAGCAATTGGCACAACAAGCGGTTGCACGCACGCAGATTTACCTGGCCAATTACGAGGAGTTAGTCAGGCAGCTCGATGGAGATGACCGATCGGGAACAGGTATTTTTTAA
- a CDS encoding carboxypeptidase-like regulatory domain-containing protein → MKTLKIIGCLLLVIYMSGCEEDKLDIDKFGSISGVVLDGETYMPLEGVQVATNPASSSTLTDEQGVFTFNKVVEGDIAITARKNDYLSNSVSVAVYNDETTQLKFYLLKDENDIGWITIFDPIPGNGAVEQNLSLTFQWSVDQEYPSKELEYTVYYYKSNSTAQNVAGENITATEVVVDGLSYNTTYYWYVVAKYEGDRVANSPTWTFKTEDSDE, encoded by the coding sequence ATGAAAACGTTAAAAATTATAGGCTGTTTACTGCTTGTGATATATATGTCTGGCTGCGAAGAAGATAAGTTGGATATAGATAAGTTCGGTTCCATTTCCGGAGTCGTTCTTGATGGTGAAACTTATATGCCTTTGGAAGGTGTGCAGGTGGCAACAAATCCGGCAAGTTCTTCAACTCTTACAGATGAACAAGGAGTTTTTACCTTTAATAAAGTTGTTGAGGGCGACATTGCAATTACAGCTCGAAAAAATGATTACTTAAGTAATAGTGTAAGTGTTGCGGTATACAATGACGAGACAACACAGTTGAAATTCTATTTGCTTAAAGATGAAAATGATATTGGATGGATAACAATTTTCGATCCTATACCCGGGAATGGGGCTGTTGAGCAAAATCTGAGTCTAACTTTTCAGTGGTCGGTTGATCAGGAATATCCGAGTAAAGAGCTGGAATATACTGTTTACTATTATAAATCAAATTCTACGGCACAGAATGTAGCCGGAGAAAATATTACTGCAACAGAAGTTGTTGTCGACGGATTAAGTTACAATACCACTTACTACTGGTATGTTGTTGCAAAATATGAAGGAGACCGTGTGGCTAACAGCCCAACATGGACTTTTAAAACGGAAGATAGTGATGAGTAG
- a CDS encoding RelA/SpoT family protein encodes MEPREQIYTRYDHLKEFCQLTWDDASFLKLENAFEFAQNVLGETRFSHDEVILSHSLEVASIIAMEIGLEPDSVITGLLHNVMYAGLKEKVTPEEIGKKFGTHISSILEGMAKINALGTDTIDLHSENYRKLMLALAGDVRVILVKIADRLQVMRNLEVYNEANQQKLANETQYLYAPLAHRLGLYNINSEMQDICLKIQKPDEYYYVVNRLKETERERANFVAEFVKPIEKKLQQRGLKFSMKARTKSISSINTKMRKKNVSFDEVMDLFAIRVILDSEPENEKADCWTAYSFVTEEYQTNPNRLRDWITIPKSNGYESLHTTVMGPHKRWVEIQIRTKRMDEVAEKGLAAHWKYKGGKESSFDSWLAGIRDILENPGLNAVDFIDHFNTDIYSDEIFVFTPKGDLKKMPSGATVLDFAYEIHSRIGDTCVGGKINGKKVTLKHKLKNGDQIAIDTSNNQKPKLDWLDFVVTSKARNRVKTSLNEDRNRQANDGREMLLRKFKNWKLDLNDDAIRKILKYFGFKLAVDFYYEVAVGKIDTLEVKSLFIEKEEEEDTTKKTIEELLPTSEAKNLSYDGGEDFLIIDNNLKNVNYKLAKCCNPVFGDRIFGFVTINDGIKIHRANCPNAPQMKERFPYRIIKTVWKDNTSNSSFLTSLHISGTDEVGIVSEITHIIAKDIGTQMRSINITSDKGNFEGILQVSVYNLDHLEFLIHKLKKVKGVISVSRGEK; translated from the coding sequence ATGGAACCCAGAGAACAAATATATACCAGATACGACCATTTAAAGGAGTTTTGCCAGTTAACATGGGACGATGCATCGTTTCTGAAACTTGAGAATGCTTTTGAATTTGCCCAAAACGTTCTTGGTGAAACCCGCTTTTCTCATGACGAGGTAATTTTAAGTCATTCGCTCGAAGTGGCCTCGATAATTGCAATGGAAATCGGTCTTGAGCCCGACTCTGTAATTACAGGTTTGTTGCACAACGTTATGTATGCCGGCTTAAAAGAAAAGGTAACCCCGGAAGAAATTGGTAAAAAATTTGGTACGCATATTAGTTCTATTCTGGAAGGCATGGCAAAGATCAATGCCTTGGGAACTGATACCATTGATCTGCACTCGGAAAATTATAGGAAACTGATGCTCGCGTTGGCTGGCGATGTACGTGTAATCCTTGTTAAAATTGCCGATCGATTACAGGTAATGCGTAATCTTGAAGTTTATAACGAAGCAAACCAGCAGAAACTTGCCAACGAAACACAATATTTATATGCTCCATTGGCACACCGGCTAGGTTTGTACAATATAAACTCCGAGATGCAGGACATTTGTCTGAAAATTCAAAAGCCGGATGAGTATTATTACGTAGTAAACCGCTTAAAAGAAACCGAACGCGAGCGAGCCAACTTCGTGGCTGAATTTGTTAAACCTATTGAGAAAAAGCTACAGCAGCGCGGGTTGAAATTTTCGATGAAAGCACGTACAAAATCTATTTCGTCGATAAATACTAAAATGCGTAAAAAGAATGTTTCGTTCGATGAAGTGATGGACCTGTTTGCCATTCGCGTAATTCTCGATTCGGAACCTGAAAATGAAAAAGCCGACTGCTGGACAGCTTATTCGTTTGTTACCGAGGAGTATCAAACCAACCCAAACCGATTGCGCGATTGGATTACCATTCCAAAATCGAACGGTTACGAGTCGCTGCACACAACGGTAATGGGCCCACATAAAAGATGGGTTGAAATACAGATTCGTACCAAACGAATGGACGAGGTGGCAGAAAAGGGATTGGCTGCGCACTGGAAATACAAAGGTGGCAAGGAATCGAGTTTTGATTCGTGGTTGGCCGGAATTCGCGATATTCTGGAAAATCCGGGATTGAATGCGGTTGATTTTATCGATCATTTTAACACCGATATTTATAGCGACGAGATATTTGTTTTCACTCCTAAAGGAGATTTAAAGAAAATGCCATCCGGGGCAACCGTACTTGATTTTGCCTACGAAATTCACTCGCGTATTGGAGATACTTGTGTGGGCGGGAAGATCAATGGTAAAAAAGTTACCTTAAAGCACAAACTTAAAAATGGCGATCAGATTGCAATTGATACGTCGAATAACCAGAAACCAAAGTTAGACTGGTTGGATTTTGTAGTTACATCGAAAGCCAGAAACCGCGTTAAAACGAGCTTGAACGAAGATCGGAACCGCCAGGCAAACGATGGCCGCGAGATGTTGTTGCGTAAGTTTAAAAACTGGAAACTGGATTTAAACGATGATGCGATTCGCAAAATTCTGAAATACTTTGGTTTTAAGCTGGCAGTTGATTTTTATTACGAAGTCGCAGTTGGAAAAATTGATACGCTGGAAGTAAAATCGTTGTTTATAGAAAAAGAAGAGGAAGAAGATACAACGAAAAAGACGATTGAAGAGTTGTTGCCAACAAGCGAAGCGAAAAACCTGTCGTACGATGGTGGCGAAGATTTTCTGATCATTGATAACAACCTGAAAAATGTAAATTACAAGCTGGCAAAATGTTGTAATCCGGTTTTTGGCGACCGAATTTTTGGTTTTGTTACCATAAACGACGGTATAAAAATTCATCGTGCCAATTGCCCGAATGCACCTCAAATGAAAGAGCGCTTTCCATACCGGATCATAAAAACCGTATGGAAAGACAATACCAGCAATAGTTCATTCTTAACGTCATTGCATATTTCCGGGACTGATGAAGTTGGTATCGTTTCGGAAATTACACACATTATTGCAAAAGATATTGGCACACAAATGCGTTCGATAAATATTACGAGCGACAAAGGTAATTTCGAAGGAATATTGCAGGTCTCGGTTTATAATCTCGATCACCTCGAATTTCTTATTCATAAACTAAAAAAGGTTAAAGGTGTTATTTCAGTAAGTAGGGGAGAGAAATAG
- the mce gene encoding methylmalonyl-CoA epimerase: MNISHIEHIGIAVNSLEEAIPYYEEMLGLKCYAVEEVADQKVKTAFFQVGDTKIELLESTSPDGPIGKFLEKKGQGVHHLAFAVDSVNDSLNELGEKGVQLIDKTARKGAEGLNIGFLHPKATMGVLTEICGKE; this comes from the coding sequence ATGAACATTTCTCATATAGAACACATCGGGATCGCAGTAAATAGTTTAGAAGAAGCTATTCCTTACTACGAAGAGATGCTGGGTCTAAAATGCTATGCCGTTGAAGAAGTGGCAGACCAAAAAGTAAAAACCGCTTTCTTTCAGGTTGGCGACACTAAAATCGAGTTATTGGAATCAACCAGTCCTGACGGACCAATTGGCAAATTCCTGGAGAAAAAAGGACAGGGAGTACACCACCTTGCCTTTGCTGTTGACAGTGTAAACGATTCGTTGAACGAACTTGGAGAAAAAGGCGTTCAACTGATCGACAAAACAGCGCGTAAAGGGGCCGAAGGATTGAATATTGGATTCCTTCACCCAAAAGCTACAATGGGCGTACTAACCGAAATTTGTGGAAAAGAATAA
- a CDS encoding acetyl-CoA hydrolase/transferase C-terminal domain-containing protein, which translates to MKNIKYVSPEEAVKVIKTGDRVHLSSVAVTPHTLIKPMVERGRNKEFHNVTIQHIHVEGEVEYANPEFEGIFHSEQFFVGGNLRKQTQAGYADYIPIFLSETQRLMRRGYLKVNVAMIMVSTPDKHGYVSLGTSVDATRAAIENADTVIAAINPNVPRAWGDAMIHIDEIDIFVEDDIPLYVHDPAPLTEMDIKIGTNVAELVEDGACLQMGIGGIPNAVLAQLGNHKDLGVHTEMFADGILPLVEKGVITGKKKKTDPGKMVASFLMGSQALYDFVDDNPRVAMMDVAHTNHVASIRKNDKVTAINSALAIDLTGQVCADSIGITHYSGVGGQIDFIRGAGHSKKGKPIIALPSVTNKGISKISPTLISGSGVVTTRANMHWVVTEYGKVNLYGKTLQERAKLLISIAHPDHQESLDKASFERFGPHYHYVRGE; encoded by the coding sequence ATGAAGAATATCAAGTATGTATCACCCGAGGAAGCTGTAAAGGTTATCAAAACCGGAGACAGAGTCCATTTAAGTAGTGTTGCCGTCACTCCTCACACCTTAATTAAACCGATGGTTGAGAGAGGCCGCAACAAAGAGTTCCACAATGTAACCATCCAACATATCCACGTTGAGGGAGAAGTTGAATATGCAAATCCTGAATTCGAAGGAATCTTTCATTCTGAACAATTTTTTGTTGGTGGAAACCTTCGAAAACAAACTCAGGCTGGTTACGCCGATTATATTCCAATTTTTCTGAGCGAAACGCAGCGTTTAATGCGCAGAGGTTATTTAAAAGTAAATGTTGCCATGATTATGGTGTCAACTCCTGATAAACATGGTTACGTTTCGTTAGGTACTTCTGTTGATGCCACCCGTGCAGCTATTGAAAATGCCGACACGGTAATTGCAGCAATAAACCCAAATGTTCCAAGAGCATGGGGTGACGCAATGATCCACATTGACGAAATCGATATTTTCGTTGAAGATGACATTCCATTATATGTTCACGATCCGGCACCACTTACTGAAATGGATATTAAAATTGGTACTAATGTTGCCGAATTGGTTGAAGATGGTGCTTGTTTACAAATGGGTATTGGTGGTATACCAAACGCTGTTTTGGCACAATTAGGTAACCACAAAGATTTGGGTGTACACACCGAGATGTTTGCTGACGGTATCCTTCCTTTGGTTGAAAAAGGAGTTATTACCGGTAAGAAGAAAAAAACAGATCCGGGAAAAATGGTAGCATCGTTCCTTATGGGATCGCAAGCACTTTACGATTTTGTTGACGACAACCCACGTGTTGCCATGATGGATGTTGCTCACACCAACCACGTGGCAAGCATTCGTAAAAACGATAAAGTAACTGCAATTAACTCAGCACTGGCTATCGATTTAACAGGTCAGGTTTGTGCCGACTCAATTGGTATTACTCACTACTCTGGTGTTGGTGGCCAAATCGACTTTATCCGTGGTGCCGGTCACTCTAAAAAAGGTAAACCAATTATTGCCCTTCCATCAGTAACGAATAAAGGTATTTCTAAAATCAGCCCTACCCTAATTTCAGGATCAGGTGTTGTAACTACTCGTGCAAACATGCACTGGGTGGTAACCGAATACGGAAAAGTTAACCTTTATGGTAAAACACTTCAGGAAAGAGCAAAGCTTCTGATTTCTATCGCTCACCCTGATCATCAGGAATCGTTAGACAAAGCTTCATTTGAACGATTTGGTCCACACTACCATTACGTAAGGGGTGAATAA
- a CDS encoding curli assembly protein CsgF → MKKILFLIPIFLLAFYQPSGAQDFVYTPKNPAFGGNPYNYSWMMSSAEAQNTIEAPDETSSAYSSYGSDPASDFAESLNRQILSRLSREIVTRQFGEEALEEGTYLLGDYQIDIGDAGNGVNITITDNATGATTAVEVPYF, encoded by the coding sequence ATGAAAAAGATTTTATTTTTAATACCAATATTCTTATTGGCCTTTTACCAGCCTTCAGGCGCACAAGACTTTGTTTATACACCTAAAAATCCCGCCTTCGGTGGTAATCCATATAATTACAGTTGGATGATGAGTTCTGCCGAGGCACAAAATACAATAGAGGCACCAGACGAAACAAGCAGTGCTTACAGCTCGTACGGTAGCGATCCTGCATCGGATTTTGCCGAAAGTTTGAATCGGCAGATTTTAAGCCGCTTGTCGCGCGAAATTGTTACCCGGCAATTTGGCGAAGAAGCGCTTGAAGAAGGTACTTATCTTTTAGGTGATTATCAGATTGATATTGGCGATGCAGGAAACGGAGTAAATATTACCATAACCGATAACGCAACCGGAGCTACAACCGCTGTAGAGGTTCCATACTTTTAA
- a CDS encoding LuxR C-terminal-related transcriptional regulator produces MYPSFKILVVTTNTVLSQQIQKSLQSDNYSVETVKSENSALKKNNESAFNLVICQDKLKDKSGFTLLKKMEFQFEKRNTAFFLILRKYSKEDVQLGLEMGVDNFIFTPINPKALRNKVEKLYKKSLQFNYYETPRFQEQFYGSPIPMFFLKDFRIQESNKAFTRLFSTIDIKKGNFHFNDLFDLNGNQGNHLNLRKLENGLIEHCWLDNVDCLGHPRQKCSLYKSVIGSRDGTRILTVLLPGSRPVADKTMSVSGEKVKTSVKKQDVLQTADDSVVNLTPREYEILNLSATGMPLKQIAAHLSLSQRTVEKHRSNIMQKTETHSILEAILEIKGKR; encoded by the coding sequence ATGTATCCCTCTTTTAAAATACTTGTTGTTACAACTAATACGGTTTTAAGTCAGCAAATACAAAAAAGCCTCCAGTCTGATAACTATTCTGTTGAAACAGTAAAATCGGAGAATTCAGCACTAAAAAAAAATAATGAAAGCGCTTTTAATCTTGTAATTTGTCAGGATAAATTAAAAGATAAATCAGGCTTTACTCTTTTAAAGAAAATGGAATTCCAGTTTGAAAAAAGGAACACTGCTTTTTTCCTCATATTACGTAAATATTCAAAAGAGGATGTTCAACTTGGGCTTGAAATGGGAGTCGATAATTTTATTTTTACACCTATTAATCCCAAAGCACTGCGCAATAAAGTTGAAAAGCTTTATAAAAAATCGTTGCAATTTAATTATTACGAAACTCCACGCTTTCAGGAACAGTTTTACGGCTCTCCAATTCCCATGTTTTTTTTAAAAGATTTTAGAATTCAGGAATCGAATAAGGCTTTTACACGGCTCTTTAGTACGATTGATATTAAAAAGGGAAATTTTCATTTTAACGATTTATTCGATTTGAATGGTAACCAGGGAAATCATCTTAATCTTCGGAAACTTGAAAATGGATTGATAGAGCATTGTTGGCTTGATAATGTTGATTGTTTGGGACATCCCAGACAAAAGTGTAGTTTGTATAAAAGTGTTATAGGAAGCAGAGATGGAACCCGGATACTTACCGTTTTATTACCCGGAAGCAGGCCTGTGGCTGATAAGACAATGAGCGTATCAGGCGAAAAAGTGAAAACATCTGTAAAGAAACAAGATGTATTACAAACAGCTGACGATTCAGTGGTGAATCTTACTCCTCGTGAATATGAGATTCTGAATTTATCGGCAACAGGAATGCCGTTGAAACAAATTGCGGCTCATTTAAGCCTTTCTCAGCGTACGGTTGAAAAACATCGTTCTAACATCATGCAAAAAACAGAAACGCACAGTATTTTAGAAGCCATTTTAGAAATAAAAGGTAAGCGATAA
- a CDS encoding tetratricopeptide repeat protein → MKRVVLLMVMVFISVMSFAQDASELMTQANAAVESKDFAKAIELFESVLAIPDHGQNVDNINAVLGQLRPAVAKTKASDAVDAKEYDKAIELYKAAIADYPDAGIAEQAGKMFYNEGIKSYKSEDFVEAANCFAISQNDFSYDKAEKYKSASLKKAAEALVAEGKSSVEGVTVSEANKAELVENLAKVYFSQGYEKYQEGAATIKGATESVNSGSITTLDDEYTNAVAAGKKSFEEAIPFLKKALELDPNNANAKKVLAACEQSL, encoded by the coding sequence ATGAAAAGAGTAGTATTGTTAATGGTGATGGTGTTTATTTCTGTAATGTCATTTGCCCAAGATGCCAGTGAATTAATGACACAGGCAAATGCCGCTGTAGAAAGCAAAGATTTTGCAAAAGCTATCGAATTATTCGAATCAGTATTGGCCATTCCTGATCATGGACAGAATGTAGATAATATTAATGCCGTACTTGGCCAGTTGCGACCTGCTGTAGCTAAAACTAAAGCATCGGATGCAGTTGATGCCAAAGAGTACGATAAAGCAATTGAACTTTATAAAGCTGCTATAGCAGATTACCCTGATGCAGGTATTGCAGAACAAGCGGGTAAAATGTTTTATAACGAAGGAATTAAAAGTTATAAAAGCGAAGACTTTGTTGAGGCAGCCAATTGTTTTGCGATTTCACAAAACGATTTTAGCTACGACAAAGCAGAAAAATATAAAAGTGCTTCGTTGAAAAAAGCTGCTGAGGCTTTAGTTGCCGAAGGAAAATCTTCTGTGGAAGGAGTTACTGTTAGCGAGGCGAATAAGGCTGAATTAGTGGAAAACCTGGCAAAGGTTTATTTCTCTCAAGGATATGAAAAGTATCAAGAAGGAGCTGCAACTATTAAAGGTGCTACAGAAAGTGTTAATTCAGGAAGTATCACAACTTTAGATGATGAATACACAAATGCAGTAGCAGCGGGTAAGAAAAGTTTTGAAGAGGCGATTCCGTTCTTGAAAAAAGCTTTAGAGCTTGATCCTAACAATGCAAATGCTAAAAAAGTATTAGCTGCATGTGAGCAGAGTTTATAA